A single Parabacteroides timonensis DNA region contains:
- a CDS encoding hybrid sensor histidine kinase/response regulator transcription factor, whose amino-acid sequence MSFKNLYQLLCLLLVFPASAKELYFQHVDLNDGFTQPSAISIYEDARGYIWFGNDNFNVYDGRIVRSFRLSTYMDGVEDNNIHAICGDGEAFVYMLANNRVIAYNMRTEEFQRTDISANTLTYENQYLYYSSKNILYRYRLDAEPKELYAFQDSTITIRSLLLSDAGWLLGTNKGLYEYTGGTVRSLLENESISSLFKDAQNRLWVGTGSNGVRVYNDGTWIALQENSPVCPLVNNQVRCINQDIKGNIWIGSFGGITVVKPSLQDYYHLSHKEQVSWSLQHSSVYAIHRDSQGGMWVGTYYGGLSYFNPDTENYTFYGISPSDPNSLNGFLFGKMTEDTKGNLYIATEHGGLNSMDLKTQKIKRFDSGPSRIPCRTTKSVWYDADRDRLYVGTFLRGLLCSTSSGPFEQIGADVLVEDHQQIITDLIPWKGNLIVVSQGGIYLLDLETQKLSWLFTDPDLLSQTGVIIRAAYLDMEDRLWLAPANREILCVNMDTRKVEDILSVKGMIGKKPVQSITGDNRGNLYFVVVGMGVLRYEPLNDFWACYNQEQGQLLTNEPFKVCVTPMGRLLITSIRGITLLDMKKGKSTHTLLGTSSPLHRLNSNCGVYISPKDSTIFIGGVEGIIATKESGLAATTVPYTISFNSLYVDNTLMTPSSASTPLKEGIAYTSELTLPYDRNNLTIGFTSTNYRYADKNLFEYKLEGLDKQWTRTRHPLIIYTSLSPGKYRLLVREVGEGKQIAMDIRIRPPFYASVYAFGIYVLLTVLFLVWLIRFNRSRAVLKASLEMEHREKLRIEKLNQMKLKFYINISHELRTPLTLMVSQIDLILQNYDLGGTFRNKLLKVRQYTGQMQQLITEVLDFRRLEQGKMPFHASKQNLVAFIQQIFDSFRDYAAVNHIQYKLDTAEENIPVWFDPAQIRKVFNNLLSNAFKFTPKEGSITITIIQKKDIAEIRISDTGSGIPQSQQDHIFDRFYQADNASGVSLSGSGIGLALTREIILQHKGTIGVRSVLGKGTTFIVTLKLGEQHLTEEQKTTEAAAVDILPVETLRPEEEIVFSDSLDNSSPEIKENALSVLIVEDNEDLLQVLEEAFSIKYKVYKASEGEEGIRIAEEMQPDLIISDVMMPGMSGTAMCQRLKKKFETSHIPILLLTARTDLESALEGMKCGASDYIMKPFNLELLLLKCNNVIATLRRQQTRFCTEAESAPTDLATNRLDQQLLEDSVRIIEENMENKDFNIDMWCRQIAIGRTRLGGKIKAVTGLTLNDFILQIKLRKCASLLENSELTISEITWKAGFSSPGYMGKCFKEYFGVTPMQYRNGKNKSRSE is encoded by the coding sequence ATGAGCTTTAAGAACCTCTATCAATTATTGTGCCTTTTACTAGTATTTCCTGCGTCGGCTAAAGAGCTTTACTTTCAACATGTCGATTTGAATGATGGATTTACGCAGCCATCGGCGATTTCTATTTATGAAGACGCAAGAGGATATATCTGGTTTGGTAATGATAACTTCAATGTGTATGATGGAAGAATTGTCCGTTCTTTCCGTCTCTCTACCTATATGGATGGTGTGGAGGATAATAATATCCATGCTATTTGTGGAGATGGGGAGGCGTTTGTTTATATGTTGGCCAATAACCGGGTGATTGCTTATAATATGAGGACGGAAGAGTTTCAACGGACGGATATTTCGGCGAATACATTGACTTACGAGAATCAGTATTTGTATTATTCGTCTAAAAATATACTCTATCGTTACCGGCTTGATGCAGAACCTAAAGAACTGTATGCTTTTCAGGACTCGACTATCACTATAAGATCTCTGCTTTTATCTGATGCCGGTTGGTTATTGGGGACTAATAAGGGATTGTATGAATATACAGGAGGAACCGTTCGCTCCTTGTTGGAAAACGAATCCATTTCTTCCTTGTTTAAAGATGCACAGAACCGGTTATGGGTAGGTACGGGATCGAATGGCGTGAGAGTATATAATGACGGCACATGGATTGCTTTGCAGGAGAATAGTCCGGTTTGTCCGCTTGTCAATAATCAGGTTCGTTGTATTAACCAGGATATTAAAGGTAATATATGGATCGGAAGCTTTGGTGGGATAACGGTGGTGAAGCCTTCTCTGCAGGACTATTACCATTTATCTCATAAAGAACAAGTTTCCTGGTCTTTACAGCATTCATCCGTTTATGCCATCCACCGGGATAGCCAGGGTGGAATGTGGGTCGGAACTTATTACGGAGGACTCAGTTATTTCAATCCGGACACGGAAAATTATACTTTTTACGGCATTTCACCGAGTGATCCCAATAGTCTGAACGGTTTCCTGTTTGGTAAAATGACGGAGGATACCAAAGGGAATTTATATATCGCAACCGAGCATGGAGGACTAAACTCGATGGATCTTAAGACTCAAAAGATAAAACGTTTTGATTCCGGTCCTTCGCGTATTCCGTGCCGTACAACCAAGTCGGTCTGGTATGACGCAGACCGGGACAGATTATATGTCGGTACTTTTCTGCGTGGATTGCTTTGCTCCACTTCTTCCGGACCTTTTGAACAGATAGGTGCGGATGTATTAGTTGAAGATCATCAACAGATAATTACAGATCTTATACCCTGGAAGGGGAATCTGATCGTTGTTTCCCAGGGGGGAATATATTTATTGGATCTCGAAACACAAAAACTTTCATGGCTGTTTACCGATCCTGACCTGTTGAGTCAGACAGGAGTTATTATCCGTGCTGCTTATCTGGATATGGAGGACAGGCTTTGGCTTGCTCCGGCCAACAGGGAAATACTTTGTGTCAATATGGATACCCGGAAAGTAGAAGATATACTTTCTGTAAAAGGGATGATAGGGAAAAAGCCGGTACAAAGTATTACCGGTGACAATAGAGGAAATCTTTATTTTGTTGTTGTCGGTATGGGAGTATTGCGATATGAACCGTTGAATGATTTCTGGGCTTGCTATAACCAGGAGCAGGGACAGCTACTGACAAACGAACCTTTCAAAGTGTGTGTCACACCAATGGGACGTCTATTGATTACATCGATACGTGGGATCACCTTGCTGGATATGAAGAAAGGGAAAAGTACACATACGTTGCTGGGAACGTCTTCGCCGCTTCACAGGCTGAATTCTAATTGCGGCGTATATATATCACCGAAAGACAGTACGATCTTTATCGGGGGAGTAGAAGGTATTATAGCTACAAAAGAATCAGGCTTGGCTGCTACAACTGTGCCTTATACGATTTCTTTCAATAGCTTATATGTGGATAATACGCTTATGACTCCTTCTTCTGCTTCCACTCCTTTAAAGGAAGGAATAGCATATACATCCGAACTGACTTTACCTTATGACCGCAACAATCTGACAATCGGCTTTACTTCCACCAATTACCGGTATGCCGACAAGAACCTGTTTGAATATAAACTGGAAGGATTGGATAAACAATGGACGCGAACCCGGCATCCATTGATAATTTATACTTCTTTGTCCCCAGGGAAATATCGTTTATTGGTACGTGAAGTGGGAGAGGGCAAGCAGATCGCTATGGATATCCGGATACGTCCTCCTTTTTATGCCTCAGTCTATGCTTTCGGTATCTATGTTTTGCTGACTGTCTTGTTTCTGGTCTGGCTTATCCGCTTTAACCGGAGTCGTGCCGTATTGAAAGCTTCGTTGGAAATGGAACATAGGGAGAAGCTACGTATCGAGAAGCTGAACCAGATGAAGTTAAAGTTCTATATCAATATATCGCACGAGCTTCGTACTCCGCTGACCTTGATGGTCAGCCAGATCGATTTGATCCTGCAGAATTACGATTTAGGGGGAACGTTCCGTAACAAACTATTGAAGGTCCGGCAGTATACCGGACAGATGCAGCAGCTGATAACCGAGGTACTGGATTTCCGTCGTCTGGAACAGGGTAAGATGCCTTTCCATGCAAGCAAACAAAACCTGGTTGCCTTCATACAGCAGATATTCGATTCATTCCGGGATTATGCCGCCGTGAACCATATCCAGTACAAATTGGATACAGCAGAGGAAAATATCCCAGTCTGGTTCGATCCGGCTCAGATCCGGAAAGTATTTAATAATTTACTTTCAAATGCCTTTAAGTTTACTCCGAAGGAGGGAAGCATCACGATTACTATTATACAGAAAAAAGATATTGCGGAGATACGTATCTCCGACACTGGCTCTGGTATTCCCCAGAGCCAACAAGATCATATATTCGATCGTTTTTATCAGGCAGATAATGCTTCCGGTGTATCCCTTTCCGGTAGTGGAATAGGTCTGGCACTGACTAGAGAAATTATATTGCAACACAAAGGAACGATCGGAGTGCGGAGTGTATTAGGTAAGGGGACTACATTTATAGTGACTCTCAAACTGGGTGAACAACATTTAACCGAAGAACAAAAAACAACAGAAGCCGCTGCGGTTGATATTTTACCTGTAGAAACATTGCGGCCGGAGGAAGAGATCGTTTTCTCCGATTCTCTGGATAATTCTTCTCCGGAGATAAAAGAGAATGCACTTTCTGTTCTGATTGTAGAGGATAATGAAGATTTACTGCAAGTTCTGGAGGAAGCTTTCTCTATCAAATATAAGGTTTATAAAGCCAGTGAAGGAGAGGAAGGTATCCGTATTGCCGAAGAAATGCAACCCGACTTGATCATCAGTGATGTGATGATGCCTGGCATGTCGGGTACGGCTATGTGCCAGCGGTTGAAGAAGAAATTTGAAACGTCGCATATCCCGATCCTCCTGCTAACGGCCCGTACGGATCTGGAAAGTGCCCTCGAGGGTATGAAGTGCGGAGCGAGCGATTATATAATGAAGCCCTTTAATCTGGAACTTCTTCTTTTGAAATGCAATAATGTGATCGCTACTTTGAGACGGCAACAGACTCGTTTCTGTACCGAAGCGGAATCGGCACCAACCGATCTGGCTACCAACCGCCTCGATCAGCAATTACTTGAAGACTCTGTCCGGATCATCGAAGAGAATATGGAAAATAAAGATTTCAATATCGACATGTGGTGTCGTCAGATTGCTATCGGCCGTACACGTCTTGGTGGAAAGATAAAGGCTGTGACAGGACTTACCTTGAATGATTTTATTCTCCAGATAAAACTTAGAAAGTGTGCTTCCCTTTTGGAAAACAGCGAGCTGACTATCTCGGAAATAACCTGGAAAGCCGGCTTTTCGAGTCCCGGTTATATGGGTAAATGCTTTAAGGAATACTTCGGAGTTACTCCGATGCAATACCGTAATGGTAAAAATAAAAGCCGCTCCGAATAA
- the ychF gene encoding redox-regulated ATPase YchF, which produces MALQCGIVGLPNVGKSTLFNCLSNAKAQSANFPFCTIEPNVGVITVPDERLNKLAELINPKQIVPTTVEIVDIAGLVKGASKGEGLGNKFLANIRETDAILHVLRCFDDENIVHVDGKVDPVRDKEIIDAELQIKDLETIDSRIAKVQKQAQTGGDKQAKQAYEVLVKYKEALEQGKSARTVTFETKDEQKIAHELFLLTSKPVMYVCNVDEASAVNGNKYVEAVREAVKDENAEILVVAAKIESEIAEFETYEERQMFLQEIGLEESGVARLIKSAYSLLNLQTYLTAGVQEVRAWTFEKGWKAPQCAGVIHTDFEKGFIRAEVIKYDDFIHYGSEAAVKEAGKMSVEGKEYVVQDGDIMHFRFNV; this is translated from the coding sequence ATGGCATTACAATGTGGCATCGTAGGTCTTCCGAACGTAGGGAAATCTACTCTTTTCAACTGCTTATCGAATGCAAAAGCACAGTCTGCAAACTTCCCGTTCTGTACGATCGAACCGAACGTAGGTGTTATCACCGTTCCCGACGAACGTCTGAACAAGCTGGCAGAGCTGATCAACCCGAAACAGATCGTTCCTACTACGGTAGAGATCGTCGATATCGCCGGCCTGGTAAAAGGAGCCAGTAAGGGAGAAGGATTGGGAAATAAATTCCTTGCGAATATCCGTGAAACAGATGCTATCCTACATGTGTTACGTTGTTTCGACGATGAAAATATCGTACACGTAGACGGTAAGGTAGACCCTGTACGCGATAAGGAAATCATCGATGCGGAACTCCAGATCAAAGACCTGGAAACGATCGACAGCCGTATTGCCAAAGTACAGAAACAAGCCCAGACAGGCGGCGACAAACAAGCCAAACAGGCTTACGAAGTATTGGTAAAATACAAAGAAGCCCTGGAACAAGGTAAGAGTGCCCGTACAGTTACGTTCGAAACAAAAGACGAACAAAAGATAGCTCACGAACTCTTTCTGCTGACGAGTAAACCGGTGATGTATGTCTGCAACGTAGACGAAGCCAGCGCCGTAAACGGTAACAAATACGTAGAAGCAGTACGCGAAGCAGTAAAAGACGAAAACGCAGAAATCCTGGTAGTAGCTGCCAAGATTGAAAGCGAAATTGCCGAGTTCGAGACTTACGAAGAACGCCAGATGTTCCTACAGGAAATCGGGCTGGAAGAGTCAGGTGTAGCGCGTTTGATCAAATCGGCTTACAGCTTATTGAACCTGCAAACTTACCTCACTGCCGGCGTACAGGAAGTACGTGCTTGGACATTCGAAAAAGGCTGGAAGGCTCCTCAATGTGCCGGTGTGATCCACACGGATTTTGAAAAAGGATTCATTCGTGCAGAAGTGATCAAATATGATGATTTCATTCATTATGGTTCCGAAGCAGCCGTGAAAGAGGCCGGAAAGATGAGCGTAGAAGGAAAAGAATATGTGGTACAGGATGGTGATATCATGCACTTCCGTTTCAATGTATAA
- a CDS encoding GNAT family N-acetyltransferase has translation MNELIETERLILRQFVEEDAEALFLILSDKEVNTFLPMFPLTDIEEAKVYLQKKYLDSYVRKEGFQYAVCLKEDNVPIGYVHVSGDDSHDLGYGLRKEFWHKGFISEACRAVVDMLKQTDIRYITATHDVNNPRSGKVMQSIGMKYQYSYEEQWQPKDFLVTFRMYQLNFDGNDERVYRKYWEQYPVHFVEDI, from the coding sequence ATGAATGAGCTTATAGAAACGGAACGCCTTATTTTACGCCAGTTTGTCGAAGAAGATGCAGAAGCTTTATTTCTTATCCTGAGTGATAAGGAAGTGAATACTTTCTTACCTATGTTTCCTCTTACAGATATAGAGGAAGCAAAAGTGTATCTTCAAAAGAAGTACCTGGATAGCTATGTCCGGAAAGAAGGATTTCAGTATGCTGTTTGTTTGAAAGAAGACAATGTCCCGATCGGATATGTCCATGTAAGCGGTGATGATAGCCATGATTTGGGGTATGGGCTCAGAAAAGAATTCTGGCATAAAGGGTTTATTTCAGAGGCTTGCCGGGCGGTGGTGGATATGCTGAAACAGACAGATATCCGGTATATTACCGCTACGCACGATGTAAACAATCCTCGAAGTGGGAAGGTTATGCAGAGTATAGGCATGAAGTATCAATATTCTTATGAAGAGCAATGGCAACCTAAAGATTTCCTGGTTACATTCAGAATGTACCAATTGAACTTTGACGGGAATGACGAGCGGGTTTACAGGAAGTACTGGGAGCAGTATCCCGTTCATTTTGTAGAAGACATTTAA